The sequence TTGGAACTACCATTAGAACTAACCTTCACAGTAACTTGCTGTACTCTTGGGCTCTCCATACTAGCAGAGGTGAGCAGAGGACTTGGGAAGACACGGTCAGTTCGAGAATTTACCTGCTCTTGAAGGGTGTGAATTTTCTTACGGAGTATTTGTATTTCTGCCATTTTCACTTCACACTCCAAGCATGCACCAGGAATCACGGTGTTCTGTAATGATAATGTGGTCTCTAGGGATAAGTTGCATGGTCACATGTTCAATCCTGCCCTACCACATGGTAAGGCAAGAAAAACCATGTTTACACTGTCCCTTAACCTAGCGTGTGTATAGGATAACAGAGAACCACTACAGGTACTAGCTGTAAACATGCAGTTCCCACACGGACATCATGCACCACTTGATCAGGGATGCAATTGTATTTAGAAACAATGATTAAAGGATTCTTACTGAAGGGCAGAATCTTTTAGCAGCAGGCGATGAAAGAGAGTTGCTATCCGATTGCTGATCAATCTCTGGGTTGCTATGAGAGGTCAGCTTGGAAACGGGTTGATATTTGTGAGTGGTTTGCAAGATATTTTGCAAATTTAGAGCCGCCTGCTCGGCAAAATAACCTGGAATAAAAAGGATAGAGGTCAAGCTATACAAATTGAATAACTCGTCAGCTATTTTTATAGTGCCTGAAATGTTACCTATTTTCCTCAAGTTTTCCACGTCCTGCCTTTGGGGCACTGTCGGAACTCCAGTTAATAGCGGACTATTCATTTGCAGTAATTGCTTGTGTGCAGGAGAAAACAGAATGGAGTGGTCCCTCTGTTCCGGTGGATGGTTTAAAATGCTGGTGGGTTGCTCAGTCGCTAGCAGCACTTGTTGAGATTCTGCAGCAAGACTCACAATGGCTGGAGCTGGTAGAGCAATCATCTGATGCCCTGTCGTTCCTGTTCTGAATGGCTGCATTGGAGAATAGGACTTTAAGGGGTCAACTGCAGCAGGTGAAGGAACTGCATGCTGTTTTGAGGAGAGATATAAATATTCCGACTCTGGGCTCTGAATAGGTGGTGAGATGGAATCAGTGTATCTACGGGAGGTTGATGCATCTCTGCTTATTGTGGAGGTATCCTGAGAGCTGCTAGATGATGCAGCAGTCTCCATCAGAGAGGAGTTATGCTCTTGTGGATGCTGTGGTGATGGGAGAGTGACTTGGGACTCTTGGGACTTTTCTTCAGGCCATACAACGAAAAATATGCCGTGCTGATCAGCTCTATCTCTTGCAGCTTGCATAGTTTAGACCTCAGGCATTGGAGAGATTGCTACAAACCTTGACTCGACTTAGATCGACCTGCAGTATCTAGCTGCTTTATTATGCACTAGTGGGCAAAACCTAGCCTCCTTTGCGGCGCTCATTCATTGCACTCACCTAGTAGCCGCGACTATGTTTTGCACATGTGCCCTAATTTTAGCTGAGGAGTAGGAGGGTATTATTTTTGGCTCCCTGTCTTGCAGTATTCTTGAGGGAGCAAATAAGGACAATAGGCTTTACATGCAAGTAAACATTCTAGTTACAGTGCTTTGTTTGCTAGCTACATAAAATGCTATTTTAGTGTTTAAAACGATTGGCATGATTTATATCTTTCAGTCATTCTTCTGTTTAAAAATCACTAATAACACATTTTACACCCATTTTTTCCAAACAAAATGTTGAAGTATCTCTCTCAAcacaagtatatacatgtacagctccAAGTGAGAATAGTAATTTAAACCCTTTTTTAACAAGTTGCAATTGTCTCTGGCATAATTGTTACTGCACCCCTTTTCTACTCTATTGCATTAATGTGTATATAGGGCCGATAGGCTATAAAACCATGCATTGACCTACTCAGGTGGAGGAGATTGGGAGGAATGTTATGAGCTGGTCATCTATGAGGCAAGGACAGAGTTGTCCTGGACTCCTGGCACACAGAAATCTCTTGTGATGATTGGGGACGCTATTCCTCACCCTCCTTCTTACAGCATGAACACACTCAAATTAGACTGGAAGAAAGAAGCAAAGAAACTAAAAGACGAACTTGGATGTCGAATCTACTCTGTTCAGGTAAAGGATTTATTTAATTTGCAGTACATAAACAAAATTTAATTAGTAAATGAAAAACACTACATGCATATATGTGCACGGCAAATgtgagcttataattattactacttTCATAAGCCTATGATGTTCTTTAGGCTCTCAACAACTCTATGAGTACTTCATTCTATCGTGAGCTGGCTAGTCTGACCAATGGCTACCATCTACATCTGGACCAGTTTGCGTCCATTGTGCAGTTCATAATGGCCATTTGCTTCAGAGAACAAGGCATGGAACAGCTCCAGGTAACCACTGCTAACACCTTCtcattaccgtatagcgggtaatatGTACGAACGACCcatttaattttcgtacagctcaggatagtgacgttgaatctatcgttgttttaattttcgtatgatgcatgctcttcaatacgaaataattatatgaaaatttccatcatacgaaaataacccgctacaCGGTGGGCAACCAAATAATTAATCAGTGCTATACAAGAGTAACTTGCGTATAACACCGAGCACAGACTGGTTcaactcttataattatactgagaagTTCAGCTCAGAcctatagctgcatggtaACTCCTGAAATACACTTCCACAACAACTAAGAGAAGAGCCCTTTTAATTAATAAGTTGTGTTTCTCGGCTGTAGGCATATGAAGATGAAACGAGAAGTAAAGGCAGTGGAGTAAATAGATCACTCCATAAACTGTTTGACACATTGGCGGGTCGAGAAACAGCTTTCACGGGTACGGAAACATTCGTGCatgatatgtacatgcatgcatgattgtacataCAATATAGGAGGTGAATCGTCCGATGGGCTAACTCCAGTGCACTCAGGACGATTCCAAGTACTTGATGTGGATGAGCGACAGGATATCAAGAGTTTTGTGCAGAAAAATAGTCTTGTTTTCAAAACTGGTCGAGGATTCTACGAGTTTACAAAAGCAGAGAAAATATCCGACAAAAAAGAAGTTGTTCTTATTGACAAGGTGAAAATTGAATCAGTGCATGAGCAAAAGTTAATGTGTTTCTTCTCAGGTGACGGGAGACACCTTTACAGGCCCTGAAGCTTGCAATGTGATTGGTGCTGGTGGGGCAAGCCGCATCAAGCCAACCTGTCTCGACAAGTGGAGGGTGTTTGTGCAAAGCACCTCCTACAACAGAGTGCTTATGCCCAACACAGGTTTTCTCTATGAGGTGGACCCTGAACATTAGTGCAGTTGCACGTTTGTAGGCAATTAGTTCAGTTTAGTTTTTTATAACAACCAGTTCTTGCATGTTGTATTAAAGTGTTCAGTTCACCGCGTCTTTATATGGAGGCAATAAATTTGTGAATTAATAATTAAAATCGTCGCCCTCGATTAAGTCAGTAAGTGTAACCATAGAAACCAGTCTTAATAACAGCAAAGACTTGGCTAAGCTAGCTCAGAGGCAAACATGAGTAGTAGTCTCACACACCCAAAGTCGCAGCTATCAGGCTGGAGGATTGAGCAAAAGTACTCCAATGGTGTCCTAGTTGGCAACTGGTCAGAAGATCGCTTCGGGAAGGTATTAATAGCGTGTATCTAACTTGCTAGCTATGGTTAATATACTATTGCTCTAGTTCAAGCGTGGTCAGAGCTTtacaaacaccacacacagaggggaCTTCCAACTCTACCCATCGCGTGACTATGTGCCAGACGTCTCCACTCGGAGACAAGCACAACTCAGAAGTGATGTAAGTAAGACCACTAAACTAACTTCTTCTTCATAGCTATGTATTTATGTTTTCCACTTTCTATTGGTATATACACCCTATACCGTATGTATGTTCTTATGTTTTCGATTATTTCTTTTTCACTGCAGGGGTTGAACAAGGATCTCTTATTTAGACACCATGGTGACCGTTACAACAACAACATGATCTCTATGTATGATCAGCAGTTCAACCGCAAGTATGGCATGGGGGGTAGAGCGTGGGACAGAAATCGTCTATCCTGGCTACCTGAAGTTTCCGACCATCCCATGCAAGGTAATGTGGAgagctactacatgtacttcctCCAAATATAAATTTCAATTAAGGTGAGAAGTATGTTCGTTGATGCGCAAGTTATGTCATTCTTCATTACCACCAATTGACAGTTGTATTCAATTACAGGCAAATGCACTAACTTTGGACTGAAGGAGGAGGTGGAGAGAAAATGGAAGAAACTGGAGGAGATTGAACGCCGTGGAGACTATACCACATTGTACTCTATCGCTTACAGGTAGATTACTAACTTTGCCCCAGTGATACAATCATTACATtttaccccacacacacagttcaccACCAAAGGGTACACAAGTGTTCCCCAGAGCCACTCCGAGACACCTCTCCTCCCATCTCCACCCCCACAAAATCCACAAGGACCTCCACTTTAGAGGCAGCCCTCTCACTGCCAGGCCAGAAGTTGTGGACCCTAGATTGTTCAAAAAACTAGCAGCAACTGTTTagtttgtgtgtttgtattgtgtataattatgtctgcaaAAATTTATCTTGATGGAACCATTattttccataattatagagtgctATGGTTATAGGTATTGTCATGTACAAAACGAAACCcaaagtgtgtgtgggtgtttgcacaactcgagccccacccctcctGTGGTGCGACCTTTGGACCCACATGGCCTAAACAAAAGCTTTTGTCTATTGTACTAGTACAAGTAGTTCAttgcactgtagctataaGCACTGGAATCCTTGGCAGCTATAAGGTGAGATTTACACTAGAATAATGTCTGAGCAGTAGCTCTAGTCAGTAAATTAATTAACTAGCCTGTTGTGCATGTTATTGTACAAAATAAACGGACTCCAGCACTGATCATCATGCTTGATTGTCATACACAGGACTCATTGAGCTGGAGTAATGATGACAACTGCAAGCATATTGCTACTGATGCTGTGCAGCATTGTGTGCCTGTCTGTGGCAGAAGGTTCGATCATGTAGTCGAATCATCTATCTGTAGCAATACAATTAGTGGTGTTTGTGTATTGGTGAAAAAGTACACCCTTATTATTTTGGCATGCAGAAAACCTAAAGCTGAAGGTGGTTACTATAGCTACTGATGAAACTGATGGGTACCTGCGTTTCATGAGATCGGCAAAGCTATTCAATCTGGACGTTGAGGTACCCCATGTCAATATCTGACATTTAATTTAATGTGGTATTACGTACGCtacatatgtgtgtgtgtgtgtgtgttatgttgGCCTCATCTGTGAATTGCTGCTTGTTTGTCCCATTGTCTCAGTGTTGTGTTGACTATTTGACCACCACAGTCAAAACATGTACCCACTTTTATACCACACACCCTTAATGTGCCATTGTATTGTCTAGCTGTATCTATGCAACAATGTagtaactattattatataattatgtatgttgTGCTCATTGTATATtgatactgtacaatgtatcagGAGCTGGCCTCTAAAAGTTCTGCATAGGAAATAACTGTACTGCATGCTTTTAAAAGCGAAGTGTTAGCTCCCTTTACTCACAATGTCTACTGCTATTCTTCTACAATTAAATAATACGTGGGTACACTGCTGCAGGTAGTAGGTATGGGCGTGGCATGGAAAGGTGGTGATATTGTGCGATACCCCGGCGGAGGTCACAAG comes from Halichondria panicea chromosome 3, odHalPani1.1, whole genome shotgun sequence and encodes:
- the LOC135333725 gene encoding uncharacterized protein LOC135333725, which encodes MQAARDRADQHGIFFVVWPEEKSQESQVTLPSPQHPQEHNSSLMETAASSSSSQDTSTISRDASTSRRYTDSISPPIQSPESEYLYLSSKQHAVPSPAAVDPLKSYSPMQPFRTGTTGHQMIALPAPAIVSLAAESQQVLLATEQPTSILNHPPEQRDHSILFSPAHKQLLQMNSPLLTGVPTVPQRQDVENLRKIGYFAEQAALNLQNILQTTHKYQPVSKLTSHSNPEIDQQSDSNSLSSPAAKRFCPSNTVIPGACLECEVKMAEIQILRKKIHTLQEQVNSRTDRVFPSPLLTSASMESPRVQQVTVKQERTRLPLHLPTHHPETPFPVEPQTTNARGRKSLDKQSPAPLHTPPMENQSVANGNELSELVSGSGVFVLTQSLMEARKDARSGTQLARKLMDVFWDKDTLAKSTLTPRSKFQYQQLDPKIIKAIEVFCLQYDSSVHSKDIHATMTDKCCQARSRIRTLNPESLTESTKTQNGPFHS
- the LOC135333774 gene encoding cilia- and flagella-associated protein 107-like; the encoded protein is MSSSLTHPKSQLSGWRIEQKYSNGVLVGNWSEDRFGKFKRGQSFTNTTHRGDFQLYPSRDYVPDVSTRRQAQLRSDGLNKDLLFRHHGDRYNNNMISMYDQQFNRKYGMGGRAWDRNRLSWLPEVSDHPMQGKCTNFGLKEEVERKWKKLEEIERRGDYTTLYSIAYSSPPKGTQVFPRATPRHLSSHLHPHKIHKDLHFRGSPLTARPEVVDPRLFKKLAATV